From one Neofelis nebulosa isolate mNeoNeb1 chromosome 4, mNeoNeb1.pri, whole genome shotgun sequence genomic stretch:
- the CNBP gene encoding CCHC-type zinc finger nucleic acid binding protein isoform X4, translated as MSSNECFKCGRSGHWARECPTGGGRGRGMRSRGRGFQFVSSSLPDICYRCGESGHLAKDCDLQEDACYNCGRGGHIAKDCKEPKREREQCCYNCGKPGHLARDCDHADEQKCYSCGEFGHIQKDCTKVKCYRCGETGHVAINCSKTSEVNCYRCGESGHLARECTIEATA; from the exons ATGAGCAGCAATGAGTGTTTCAAGTGTGGACGATCTGGTCATTGGGCCCGGGAATGCCCTACTGGTGGAGGCCGTGGTCGTGGAATGAGAAGCCGTGGCAGAG GTTTCCagtttgtttcctcatctcttcCAGACATCTGTTATCGCTGTGGTGAGTCTGGTCATCTTGCCAAGGATTGTGATCTTCAAGAGGATG CCTGCTATAACTGCGGTAGAGGTGGCCACATTGCCAAGGACTGCAAGGAGCccaagagagagcgagagcagtgCTGCTACAACTGTGGCAAACCAGGCCATCTGGCTCGTGACTGTGACCATGCTGATGAGCAGAAGTGCTATTCTTGTGGAGAATTTGGACACATTCAAAAAGACTGCACCAAAGTGAAGTGCTATAG gtgtGGTGAAACTGGTCATGTAGCCATCAATTGCAGCAAGACAAGTGAAGTCAACTGTTACCGCTGTGGCGAGTCAGGGCACCTTGCACGGGAATGCACGATTGAAGCCACagcttaa
- the CNBP gene encoding CCHC-type zinc finger nucleic acid binding protein isoform X1, with the protein MSSNECFKCGRSGHWARECPTGGGRGRGMRSRGRGGFTSDRGFQFVSSSLPDICYRCGESGHLAKDCDLQEDEACYNCGRGGHIAKDCKEPKREREQCCYNCGKPGHLARDCDHADEQKCYSCGEFGHIQKDCTKVKCYRCGETGHVAINCSKTSEVNCYRCGESGHLARECTIEATA; encoded by the exons ATGAGCAGCAATGAGTGTTTCAAGTGTGGACGATCTGGTCATTGGGCCCGGGAATGCCCTACTGGTGGAGGCCGTGGTCGTGGAATGAGAAGCCGTGGCAGAGGTGGTTTTACCTCGGATAGAG GTTTCCagtttgtttcctcatctcttcCAGACATCTGTTATCGCTGTGGTGAGTCTGGTCATCTTGCCAAGGATTGTGATCTTCAAGAGGA TGAAGCCTGCTATAACTGCGGTAGAGGTGGCCACATTGCCAAGGACTGCAAGGAGCccaagagagagcgagagcagtgCTGCTACAACTGTGGCAAACCAGGCCATCTGGCTCGTGACTGTGACCATGCTGATGAGCAGAAGTGCTATTCTTGTGGAGAATTTGGACACATTCAAAAAGACTGCACCAAAGTGAAGTGCTATAG gtgtGGTGAAACTGGTCATGTAGCCATCAATTGCAGCAAGACAAGTGAAGTCAACTGTTACCGCTGTGGCGAGTCAGGGCACCTTGCACGGGAATGCACGATTGAAGCCACagcttaa
- the CNBP gene encoding CCHC-type zinc finger nucleic acid binding protein isoform X2 has translation MSSNECFKCGRSGHWARECPTGGGRGRGMRSRGRGGFTSDRGFQFVSSSLPDICYRCGESGHLAKDCDLQEDACYNCGRGGHIAKDCKEPKREREQCCYNCGKPGHLARDCDHADEQKCYSCGEFGHIQKDCTKVKCYRCGETGHVAINCSKTSEVNCYRCGESGHLARECTIEATA, from the exons ATGAGCAGCAATGAGTGTTTCAAGTGTGGACGATCTGGTCATTGGGCCCGGGAATGCCCTACTGGTGGAGGCCGTGGTCGTGGAATGAGAAGCCGTGGCAGAGGTGGTTTTACCTCGGATAGAG GTTTCCagtttgtttcctcatctcttcCAGACATCTGTTATCGCTGTGGTGAGTCTGGTCATCTTGCCAAGGATTGTGATCTTCAAGAGGATG CCTGCTATAACTGCGGTAGAGGTGGCCACATTGCCAAGGACTGCAAGGAGCccaagagagagcgagagcagtgCTGCTACAACTGTGGCAAACCAGGCCATCTGGCTCGTGACTGTGACCATGCTGATGAGCAGAAGTGCTATTCTTGTGGAGAATTTGGACACATTCAAAAAGACTGCACCAAAGTGAAGTGCTATAG gtgtGGTGAAACTGGTCATGTAGCCATCAATTGCAGCAAGACAAGTGAAGTCAACTGTTACCGCTGTGGCGAGTCAGGGCACCTTGCACGGGAATGCACGATTGAAGCCACagcttaa
- the CNBP gene encoding CCHC-type zinc finger nucleic acid binding protein isoform X3: protein MSSNECFKCGRSGHWARECPTGGGRGRGMRSRGRGFQFVSSSLPDICYRCGESGHLAKDCDLQEDEACYNCGRGGHIAKDCKEPKREREQCCYNCGKPGHLARDCDHADEQKCYSCGEFGHIQKDCTKVKCYRCGETGHVAINCSKTSEVNCYRCGESGHLARECTIEATA from the exons ATGAGCAGCAATGAGTGTTTCAAGTGTGGACGATCTGGTCATTGGGCCCGGGAATGCCCTACTGGTGGAGGCCGTGGTCGTGGAATGAGAAGCCGTGGCAGAG GTTTCCagtttgtttcctcatctcttcCAGACATCTGTTATCGCTGTGGTGAGTCTGGTCATCTTGCCAAGGATTGTGATCTTCAAGAGGA TGAAGCCTGCTATAACTGCGGTAGAGGTGGCCACATTGCCAAGGACTGCAAGGAGCccaagagagagcgagagcagtgCTGCTACAACTGTGGCAAACCAGGCCATCTGGCTCGTGACTGTGACCATGCTGATGAGCAGAAGTGCTATTCTTGTGGAGAATTTGGACACATTCAAAAAGACTGCACCAAAGTGAAGTGCTATAG gtgtGGTGAAACTGGTCATGTAGCCATCAATTGCAGCAAGACAAGTGAAGTCAACTGTTACCGCTGTGGCGAGTCAGGGCACCTTGCACGGGAATGCACGATTGAAGCCACagcttaa